In the Kribbella sp. NBC_00482 genome, one interval contains:
- a CDS encoding ABC transporter substrate-binding protein has translation MITFRQRIRTAIALLTAGALTACGGTTGSSANGTIEYWLWDSAQQPGYQKCADAFAQANPGLKIHISQYGWDAYWSKLTAGFIADTAPDVFTDHLSKFAQYVDLKVLRPLDDLGPTSDIEDGDYQPGLAELWKGQDGKRYGAPKDWDTIAIFYDAAAIKAAGVDPAELQTLTWNPQDGGTFEKLIAHLTIDEKGVRGDEPGFDKTHVKTHGLGSEGSGGGGWGQTQWSAFTGSAGWQATDKNPWGTKFNLDQPALQDTLSWYFGLVQKGYMPSYEEIGGANAIGTDKQIQSGTAAMGLSGSWMISSFTKLTDAAGKKLDIGLAPTPIGPSGKRASMFNGLADSVTTLSKQPENAAKWVKFLSGEECQNIIGQSGVVFPARPAGTDLAIAYNKSERKLDVSPFTQQVVDKTTFLFPVTTNAADIAALMAPRLDAVYIGSSPISSLTKLNTQLDDLFKVAQ, from the coding sequence ATGATCACCTTCCGGCAACGGATCCGCACCGCGATCGCCCTGCTCACCGCGGGGGCCTTGACCGCCTGCGGCGGCACGACCGGCAGCAGCGCGAACGGCACCATCGAGTACTGGCTGTGGGACTCGGCCCAGCAGCCGGGCTACCAGAAGTGCGCCGACGCGTTCGCGCAGGCCAATCCCGGCCTGAAGATCCATATCTCGCAGTACGGCTGGGACGCCTACTGGTCCAAGCTCACCGCGGGCTTCATCGCCGACACCGCGCCCGACGTCTTCACCGACCACCTGTCGAAGTTCGCCCAGTACGTCGATCTGAAGGTCCTCCGCCCGCTCGACGACCTCGGCCCGACCAGCGACATCGAGGACGGCGACTACCAGCCGGGTCTGGCGGAACTGTGGAAGGGCCAGGACGGCAAGCGGTACGGCGCCCCGAAGGACTGGGACACGATCGCCATCTTCTACGACGCTGCCGCGATCAAAGCGGCCGGCGTGGATCCTGCCGAACTGCAGACCCTTACCTGGAACCCCCAGGACGGCGGCACGTTCGAGAAGCTCATCGCACATCTCACCATCGACGAGAAGGGCGTCCGGGGCGACGAGCCGGGCTTCGACAAGACGCACGTCAAGACGCACGGTCTCGGCTCCGAGGGCTCCGGCGGCGGTGGCTGGGGCCAGACGCAGTGGTCGGCGTTCACCGGCAGCGCGGGCTGGCAAGCAACCGACAAGAACCCGTGGGGCACGAAGTTCAACCTGGACCAGCCGGCCCTCCAGGACACGCTGAGCTGGTACTTCGGCCTGGTGCAGAAGGGCTACATGCCCAGCTACGAGGAGATCGGCGGGGCGAACGCGATCGGGACCGACAAGCAGATCCAGTCGGGTACGGCGGCCATGGGCCTCAGCGGGTCGTGGATGATCTCCAGCTTCACGAAGCTCACCGACGCCGCCGGTAAGAAGCTGGACATCGGGCTGGCGCCGACCCCGATCGGGCCGAGCGGCAAGCGGGCGTCGATGTTCAACGGCCTGGCCGACTCGGTCACCACGCTGTCGAAGCAGCCCGAGAATGCCGCGAAGTGGGTCAAGTTCCTGTCCGGCGAGGAATGCCAGAACATCATCGGCCAGTCCGGCGTCGTGTTCCCGGCCAGACCGGCCGGCACCGACCTGGCGATCGCCTACAACAAGTCCGAGCGCAAGCTCGACGTCTCCCCGTTCACCCAGCAGGTCGTGGACAAGACGACGTTCCTGTTCCCGGTGACGACGAACGCGGCCGATATCGCGGCCCTGATGGCACCGCGCCTCGACGCCGTCTACATCGGCAGTTCGCCGATCAGCTCGCTGACGAAGCTCAACACCCAGCTGGACGACCTGTTCAAAGTCGCCCAGTAG